A window of Komagataella phaffii GS115 chromosome 1, complete sequence contains these coding sequences:
- a CDS encoding Putative transcription factor, translating to MSASQFMKLPSLQPSSEQNALPPLRSLAAGLFPTRLMSENSLSMQHNSSAFLDSYSLSRGSLSPPMSQGLESIGRRSLPSLPTFSFGDVRNNSLTSTSSRASSLSGDDVESTPSVPNSPGSIHAPGSISSLRGKRRQRSGPSCDACRVRKVKCDAEIIISDYQDLSIDEKLMFDKNTQDNQTFQLSNGFTILKTLVNIKSSRDEKYIKYRSCTACNNRTLKCCFSKGFTRNDIVKYNKFKSESSDEECSVAKRAKTAQTTPPPSTNFDSSSSSLSPKSTLTAPSSVTPPLLPARRSSCLNCRSKKIKCARLEDSERCTHCDKKDLCCSFE from the coding sequence ATGTCCGCCTCTCAATTTATGAAACTACCCTCATTGCAGCCTTCTTCGGAGCAGAATGCTTTACCTCCGTTGAGAAGTTTGGCTGCTGGATTATTTCCAACGAGGCTGATGTCTGAGAACTCTTTATCAATGCAACACAACAGTTCAGCGTTCCTGGATTCGTATTCACTTTCTCGGGGGTCGTTGTCACCGCCCATGTCGCAGGGTCTAGAGTCCATCGGAAGACGATCTTTGCCAAGTCTTCCAACGTTTTCGTTTGGAGACGTTCGCAACAACTCACTAACGTCTACGTCGTCCCGAGCTTCTTCCCTCAGTGGAGACGACGTTGAATCCACCCCATCAGTGCCAAATTCTCCAGGATCTATACATGCCCCTGGGTCGATTAGTTCCTTGCGGGGAAAAAGGCGTCAGAGAAGTGGACCATCGTGTGATGCTTGTCGCGTGAGGAAAGTCAAATGTGATGCAGAGATAATCATATCTGATTACCAGGACTTGAGTATAGATGAGAAGCTCATGTTCGATAAGAACACACAGGATAACCAGACGTTTCAGCTGAGCAACGGGTTCACCATCCTGAAGACTTTGGTCAACATCAAATCTTCGAGGGATGAGAAGTACATCAAGTATAGATCTTGTACTGCTTGTAACAACAGAACTTTGAAATGCTGTTTCTCCAAAGGCTTCACGAGGAACGATATTGTCAAGTAcaacaagttcaaatcgGAGTCCTCTGATGAAGAGTGCTCCGTCGCTAAGAGGGCCAAAACAGCACAAACAACCCCTCCTCCGTCGACTAACTTCGACAGCAGCAGCTCCTCTTTGTCTCCAAAGTCGACTCTTACGGCACCCTCGTCGGTAACTCCGCCACTGCTGCCAGCAAGACGATCGTCTTGTCTTAATTGTCGAtccaagaagatcaagtGCGCACGACTAGAAGACTCTGAGCGATGTACACATTGCGATAAAAAGGATCTGTGTTGCAGCTTTGAATGA
- a CDS encoding Subunit of both RNase MRP, which cleaves pre-rRNA, and nuclear RNase P: protein MSSKTEHKRRKLYKSRIIRTELQDPSFKDERLNVEEFLKSREFEVNQLQMAQLKSKKNSSTRCFQSLPRSMRRRTASHNIKRVPRRLRPRMIREMTSNNGSILSKKPKHSRGRELYKLKRLHRLLKLATVAKSKGKPLDLPTGIDLKEKLRIVRSHIAELQNAKDAEVQTYDNMHLKFIKLHQQSLNNKLGSMDNTAVNELAVFKPHALKYSNRQKKFKWLPTHVWHAKRAHMVKRWGFNIALQPSQKCYRATHRNYLHSHCIAWDTSYIGTIILHHSTSLTPLIHLVGQLTKNEAVKPKFLKNHKIWEGIIYHENNSIGQSQIIWQDLPNVKQCILRVHPSLYESFFKLLLKLSPKDVTVFDCRYSLASFQVTGPAALTALGAVMKTADNNENWKQLCSFRDNSMVPTGSSISFYINDPRYLNKPHKYHHNIREDELDLIIAIKEGKVFDSGSFEDLFTYQGRIKSYKNQPSLKDLDLRRNIIVNNDNVDNLGKTLPRNPDDPLVPIHLSKLENGYYQVIVPWYWNLPVWYKLMRFPEVRYGGLRQMHQLNLETNRPTYPFDYPFWYHGFLSSFIQGQEFQKKWELRPKGKRLNYSKLKIHNLPGELLGELGDPFVSDWRYLQVLQYALKVHKECVHLDPSSFDVSNWTTLGHRCLKQLQDVYECVRDVQRQDSEFENADEEKILPIPVKYKGEYQFDPTKIDKVSVVIRDEIPKLPVTLISVEIEGTGHIATNARLYQVPSHDWQSWLENNDQKPVRAKYLVGFITTGTINLATGKHTGIGCMSHEVNQLLNKEKHHHLLLRNVGEVTFRLVKFQDIPL from the coding sequence ATGAGTAGTAAGACAGAGCATAAGCGCCGTAAACTTTACAAGTCACGGATCATACGAACTGAGTTGCAGGATCCTTCTTTTAAAGATGAACGACTGAATGTTGAGGAGTTCCTGAAAAGTAGGGAATTCGAAGTGAATCAGCTTCAAATGGCACAATTAAAgtcaaaaaagaactctTCCACAAGATGCTTCCAAAGTCTACCTAGAAGTATGCGTCGTCGAACTGCCTCCCATAATATTAAACGGGTTCCCAGAAGACTGCGTCCCAGAATGATTAGAGAGATGACATCAAATAATGGGTCAATTCTCTCCAAAAAACCCAAACACAGTCGGGGAAGGGAACTCTATAAGCTAAAAAGGCTTCATCGTCTACTCAAACTGGCTACTGTAGCAAAGAGTAAGGGAAAACCACTGGATCTGCCTACTGGAATTgacttgaaggaaaaattaAGGATAGTGAGATCCCATATCGCTGAGCTCCAAAATGCCAAAGATGCTGAGGTGCAAACTTATGACAACATGCATTTAAAGTTTATCAAACTTCACCAGCAATCCTTAAACAACAAACTAGGATCAATGGATAACACGGCAGTTAACGAACTTGCCGTGTTCAAACCACATGCTCTGAAATACTCAAATagacaaaagaaattcaaatgGCTACCAACTCATGTATGGCATGCTAAACGAGCCCATATGGTCAAGAGGTGGGGATTTAACATTGCTCTTCAACCAAGCCAGAAATGCTATAGAGCTACACATAGAAACTACCTGCATTCACACTGCATTGCTTGGGATACTTCCTACATCGGCACCATCATTTTGCATCACTCCACGTCCCTAACACCTTTGATTCACTTAGTAGGTCAATTGACAAAAAATGAAGCTGTTAAACCCAAGTTTCTCAAAAATCATAAAATCTGGGAAGGAATCATATATCATGAAAATAACAGCATTGGCCAGTCACAGATTATCTGGCAGGATTTGCCTAATGTCAAACAATGTATACTGAGAGTCCATCCTTCCCTTTACGagtcatttttcaaactgctTCTCAAGCTATCCCCAAAAGATGTCACAGTTTTTGATTGTAGATACAGTTTGGCCTCATTTCAAGTTACTGGTCCTGCCGCTTTGACAGCATTGGGCGCAGTTATGAAAACGGCTGATAATAAtgaaaattggaaacaaCTTTGTTCTTTTAGGGATAACTCAATGGTCCCCACAGGTTCATCCATTTCGTTCTATATCAATGACCCCAGATATCTCAATAAACCACACAAATACCATCATAATATTAGAGAGGATGAGTTGGACCTAATCATTGCtatcaaagaaggaaaagtaTTTGACTCTGGGagctttgaagatttatTTACCTATCAAGGAAGAATCAAGTCTTACAAGAATCAACCCTCGCTCAAGGACCTGGATCTCAGGCGCAACATCATTGTGAACAACGATAATGTGGACAACTTAGGGAAGACCCTTCCAAGAAACCCCGACGATCCACTGGTACCTATTCATTTGAGCAAGTTAGAGAATGGATACTACCAAGTGATTGTCCCCTGGTATTGGAATTTGCCTGTTTGGTATAAACTCATGAGGTTCCCAGAAGTCAGATACGGAGGCCTTCGTCAGATGCACCAGTTGAACCTAGAGACTAACCGACCCACCTACCCCTTTGATTATCCTTTCTGGTACCACGGATTTTTGTCGTCTTTTATTCAAGGACAAGAGTTTCAGAAGAAATGGGAACTTCGACCAAAGGGGAAGCGGTTGAACTATAGTAAGCTGAAAATTCATAATTTACCTGGAGAGTTACTTGGGGAACTAGGCGATCCATTTGTGAGTGACTGGAGGTACTtacaagttcttcaatatGCATTAAAAGTGCATAAGGAATGTGTTCACCTGGATCCTTCATCGTTTGATGTTTCGAATTGGACCACTCTTGGCCATAGGTGTCTCAAACAGCTACAGGATGTATATGAATGCGTTAGAGACGTCCAAAGGCAAGATTCGGAGTTTGAGAATGcagatgaagagaagatACTTCCAATTCCCGTTAAGTATAAAGGAGAATATCAGTTTGACCCCACAAAGATCGATAAAGTCAGCGTTGTTATCCGTGATGAAATCCCTAAACTACCAGTAACGCTGATTTCAGTGGAAATTGAAGGTACTGGTCACATTGCGACCAATGCCAGACTATATCAGGTACCCAGCCATGACTGGCAGAGTTGGTTGGAGAATAACGACCAAAAACCCGTACGAGCTAAGTATTTGGTCGGCTTCATCACTACGGGAACCATAAACTTGGCAACCGGTAAACACACCGGGATTGGCTGCATGAGTCACGAAGTGAACCAATTACTCAATAAG